ACAGAGTTGTCACCTGGCCTCTCAAACTGCACTTGAGAGTCCATTGCAGGGTCAAGATCTGCAACGGAAATGACTGATCTAGGAACaatactgagaaaaagaaacaggattGTAGCCTAAAGCAGGGAAGGTGAAGAGCAATTTAACTTATTACTAAGGAAAGAAGTGTGTTTATTAAATAGCTGGTCATTCCATTAAAGCTCTGTACAACCCAACCCTTTTGTGTTTCGAGCCTTCCTTGGACTCCTGTGCAAGATGAGCCAGGTGTTAGAATGGCTCTTTTTTGGCAGGTCTGAAAACTGGGTTTTGCCTTTCTTCCAGGTGTGTCTTTGTGCGGTTGGCCAATATCGGTGTTCTCTTGTTCTCGCTATGGAGTCAGATCTCCCATTGTACCACCGACAAGTGTAAGGCCTGTGGATACAATTACGAACTCTATCCTGTAAGCAGATTTATCTTGGTGTTTAATCGTCTGAACTTGTGAATAGAGATTTGTTTTCCATGAAACTTGCTTGCCTAAAGGTATTCAGAATCAGACCTAGAGTTGCCGTTCAGGTTATATCTGGTGCTGATTCTTACTGGTCAGTGCAAACCAGTACAGTTCTTACATATATCTTTTGTTTATCTAAAACTCTGATTAGAATTAGTCCAGTGGCAGATTATCGTTTAGCATAGACTTTCTGACTACCATGAGGATTGTTTGAGGTAGCTCTGTTTTGGAGACAATTGTGTTACTGCATTTTGCTCCAATAAGACAAATGGTCTTTCCTCAAAAATCCCCCAACAAAAcagaaccaaacaaaacccaacaaaacaaagaaacaaagagctTGGCATGGAAGCTCTGAAACAcgtaaatattttagaaatgggAGTTAATACAATTTGAACTTTATAGTGTTAACTGACTGAGAATTTTGTTGCTTTAGTGAttgacagttttatttttcacttgttaTTTAGATTCCTAATCTTGCTTTTTCCTGGCTTGTTTTTATAGTGCTGGGAATCTGAAGTTGGGCGAGAAATGTATAAACTGATGATATTTGATTTTATTATAATTCTTGCTGTGACCCTCTTTGTAGATTTTCCTAGAAAGTAAGTATCTCTGCCTTTTGAGCATGCTTTTGCAAATGACTTAGGAAAcgtgtttcttttttctgttattagTTCCCCATATTTCTAACCAGAttactggttttaaaataaaacataaacataTTTCTGGTAGTTTTTTTATACTtgcgtctttttttttttttttcttcagacatttttctgttatGTTGTCTAATGCTTAAATACTAAGTATCTATGTGTTCCAAATGTGTTAGAATTCATCTAAGCTCTGCAACTTCACTTTAGAACTAATGAAGTTATTTGGTTTTAGGTTGTTAGTTACTCATTGCTCTTGCAAACCAGTTCAGTGGTGTGGATTGCAGGAATTTGGAATTTCTGACAATGTCCTGGAAATCATTTATGGACAAACTATCTGCTGGATTGGAACCTTCTTTTCACCACTTCTCCCTGCAATAGCAACTATAAAATACTTCATCatcttttacattaaaaaggtAATGAATGTGTCTGGTAAGCAAATAAAATTGAGCACCTCTCTGTGGTTATTATAATGTAGATATGCAgttgacttaaaaaaaacaatcaaccctaaaaaaaaccacccaaggATGTGATCTACTGGAAATGAGGTCATGGTATTCCATTTTCTGTagggtttttgcttttgagagaAGGTTGAATTTTGGTTTGAAATCAagcaaaacaacattttaataattacCTCATCAATTATTTGTctggtgttttttaaaaaataaaatatttttatgtaataaaGCCAGTCTATAACACTTTTCTGCAGTAATCTGTTTACTAGCAACAGAGCTTAGAACTTGGACAAGATTTTGCCAAACTGATAAAAATTTGGAAGCAAAATGGATAATCCAAGCTGGAGTGGATGTAAAAGACGTGGTTTCTGCGTATCAGAAGCTTTGCTCTATGACCAGACAGCTCCTTCTGTGCAACAAATTCTTACTGATATTTTAGTTCTTACAAGGGGGGATGTATCCAGTGAAGACTTGGCAGATCAAAGCTAAAGGCTGTGCCATGGATCATACACCAAATGACTGTGTCAGTCGACTCTGTGCAAGTGTATGAGGCCCTCTGGATCAAATTCTTACCCGAAATAGGAGACATTGACTTATACCAGAATGTAAAGCGTTCTTGTAGCCCTTTTCAGTTGGTGTACATCAAAGGAAGGATGATTATGTGGTAGCTGGTAGCATATTTGAGGATGGAAAATGCAGTTGGTGGGGAAAGTACACTTGGACATATGCATACAGATGTACTGCTAACAGTTTTGCTCACTTTGCCTCTTCAGATCAGTTTGATACACACACGTAAACCTGCAGCTAGGCCTATCAGAGCATCAAGTtccaattttttcttcttggtggTACTGTTGATTGGGCTCGTCTTGGCTTTTGTTCCTTTGGGAATCAGCATAGCACAGTAAGTGACAATTTAACTGCTATGAAGTTGACATTTGCTCTAAGGTTATCAGTTCCCTAAAAACAGACACACAACTTTGGAATGataaatcagaataaaatatattgtgtATAATAAATTGAATTATTATTTAgttcatataaataaaaattgcagttttaaaaacGAAGGACATCTCTACCTCATCGGCAAAATGGTGGTAGGCTTGTGTTGCATTATTTTGTCTTTACATTTGGGTATAGCATctcctttctgttctgcttctttGACAGTATCCCGTCCTCCAAGGCATGTGGGCCATTCAGGAGTTTTAACACTTCATGGGCAGTTGTTCCAGCTACCGTACTTGGGTTTCCAACAGGTCTGCAGCAGGTCCTTCATGCCATAGCATCAGAAGCCTTTGCAGTGCCTTTTTTTATGGTCATCTGGTGAGTACTGTGGAGACCTGATTCAGTCATGCAGCTGCATTGTTCATTTCCTTCCTTACTGACCTGATACCAAGCAACTATTAGACCTGATTTTTCATCTGCAGTCAAAAGCATCAAAGCCCAAACCTtggtttaaaaaacccaacaaaccaaaccaacacaaGCCCCAAACCATTAACTGTGTAAGATTAAATTcaatgtagaatcatagaacttTTAAGGTTGGAGGTCACCTCTAGAGATCATCTAATCCAACCCTCCtgttcaaagcagggtcaaATAGAGCAGGTGCTCAGGAACTctgtccagttgggttttgaatatctccaaagacagaagctccacagcctctctgggcaacctgttccagtgtttggtCGCTCTGGCAGTAAAaaggtttttgtggttttttgggtggttttttttttggtgggtttttttttttttttgccttacgtttaagtggaatttttttgcatttcagtttaaCCTGAGTGTTCTCAGATCCTGGAGCCTTGTTACCTGATACTTCCTACAACTTCTACACTTGAGAGACCATGCAGTCTATTTCAGACTCCACCCAGTCCTTTCTTCCATAACACATGCTTGTGTGTTCTCCTGAACTGAACCTGTTACTGTGCACACAGGAAATATCAAGTCCTCTTTTtcggtttggggtttttttcctttttttcctttatcgTAAAACCTGTGTTAGAGGTGGAGGATCACTTGCACTGCTACCCTACTACTTAttatttggaaaaggaaatacatgATTTATATAGGCATTTGTGCCATTCTAGGTTTTGCTACTGCTCTTCATCATTTAATGCACTGTGGATAATCTGGGTCACAGATTACACCTGGAATATGTGCTATAAGGAACGGCTGCAGTGCTGATCTGTGGCTGCTTGCCATAGTTACAGACCCCAATGGGAGCAAAGAGTTACTCCAGTGAAACctcattaaatttaatttctgaggAGCAAAGCCCCCATACATACACTGTACGGAACTGACAGTCAGAGCTGTCAGAACACAGCCTGTAACATCTGAACGTGGCCGTGCCTGTACATCCTCTAGCATtctgtccctgcctgctggcagcCCAGATATCTCAGCAGATGTTTTTGAACAGAGCTATGCCCAACCCACCGCAGCTGTAtatcgatttttttttttttttttttctccagcagcttctcatCTGAAGCAAATGCACAAACTGACAATTTCTCTAGCCCATAACAGCTTTTTTCTGACTAATTCTGTTTTGTATGATGCTAACATACAATGTTGGTTTGTTGGTTGTAGCCTCATTATGGTCTATCTTATTGCCTTGGCTGGAGCACACAAACGAGTGGttgagcagctgagggaacaaCTGGCTCTGGTAAGATTTAACCCACTTTTCTGTACCCCTGAAGTTTTCTTTGTTGTGTCAGTAATCAGGCATGCAGAGGAACAACAGTTTTCATAGCCTTCTGGATGCTTGTGTTCACACAGGCAGTGAATGTTTTACAaattatgcagaaaaaataactgaagcaCAATAGTATTTCTCAGTCTGGTTGGTTTTCTTGGATATCAGCTGCAACTGCAGCAAGGTCTGGTTATATCAGGCAACACACATGCATGAGATATGTCTCTGAGAAGCGGTGTCCCTGTTCTTCATCTGTTGTCTTGCTTAAATCCACCTAtctgcatggggtttttttctgccaaacAAGAACCTGAATCTTGTGCTTCCTGTCCCCTCCACCATCCTATGCAACTCCCACCTCTATTTCCTTCTCCGCTCTCACAAACAGACACCCAACTCCCTACCCTTCCCTCCAGGTCTATCTTTCTACTTCATCATGTCTGTTTTTATTCCTGAGTGCAAGTCCCAGCACTGCTTGCAACAGGTACTCAAAGTGGAGCAAGTCACCACTAACTAGTCCTTTGGAGAATGGTACCAGTGCAGACATGGTTCTTTGTGGCCGTCAAAAGCTGCTGCCATGTTTGACAGTGTTCAAATACTGTGGTCTGTCAAACTCTGCTCTAGTCAGAACCTAGCCTCACTAGTAAGACTTCTCACTTTCTTAGGAAATAGCCCATTTCTTGGTATGTGCTTCTTTTAGATAACAGCATTTAACAACCCATCCTCAGAAAAACACTATGCTGGGAAGAGATTTTTGAAAAGTAAGGAATTTAGGAGCAAAAGCCCTACTGCTTTTTCAGGGGTTCCCAAATCAGTTAGGAATTCTGAAAATCCttgtatgctttttatttttgtttgttcactGTTGTTAGGCTTCTTGGAAATATGGTTTTAAGTTTTTAGGTGTGCAACAAGTTTTTACTAGGCTCAGTGCAGAACTGTTAACATGGACCTAACATCAGATAAATGAAGTCAAGACTATTGTAAACTTAAAATTGTTCAGGCAGTTGAGAGTGTGCTGGGAGCCACTGATTAGAGTACAGTGTGGTGAGTGCACctatttatttctaataaagAAATGAGCTGTTCATAGATAACTTGTACTACTCCTGTTCATCTAGAGTGtactttttattctgtctttccAGGAGAGTCGTGACAAGCTGTTCCTAATCAGAAAGATAACAGAAGCTCAGAGATGTCCTTGAAAACCATGAAAAGCCAGAAGAACTTGACTTCCTGAAACTCCCGGAACCACTAGATAAGAGCAGAAGCATCTGCAGCACGTAAAAACTGAGCAGCTGACTGGCACCCTGGCACTGTGGTCTGTGTAATGGACACTTACGGTCTTAGTCTTTATTATGCTAGTGGGCCTTAAAAGTTTCCAGGACTAGAAAT
This sequence is a window from Pelecanus crispus isolate bPelCri1 chromosome 11, bPelCri1.pri, whole genome shotgun sequence. Protein-coding genes within it:
- the TMC7 gene encoding transmembrane channel-like protein 7, yielding MFSFVTLPSIIAKYGIFNSSFAESPPKNTELHCTVYTPSGNQGLVYFYTYLKDLLSGTGFLEMTSLFYGYYTIDAAWFSILRYNLPLAYLLATFAYLALSLLWIIKRSVEGFKQNLVHHEDQFQSYCNKVFAGWDFCITDPNAARLKHRSLQYELQTDLEEERLKRKIADRTMKEKLRIYSLRIFINIIVIAVLSGCFYSIYRATVFSQENSNKDVGNKNFQANLFVQYLPSVVITLANFIAPQIFSFLITFEDYSPAFEIRLTLMRCVFVRLANIGVLLFSLWSQISHCTTDKCKACGYNYELYPCWESEVGREMYKLMIFDFIIILAVTLFVDFPRKLLVTHCSCKPVQWCGLQEFGISDNVLEIIYGQTICWIGTFFSPLLPAIATIKYFIIFYIKKISLIHTRKPAARPIRASSSNFFFLVVLLIGLVLAFVPLGISIAHIPSSKACGPFRSFNTSWAVVPATVLGFPTGLQQVLHAIASEAFAVPFFMVICLIMVYLIALAGAHKRVVEQLREQLALESRDKLFLIRKITEAQRCP